Within the Flavobacterium sp. N502536 genome, the region AGCATTTTCCAGCGTATAAATCACAAAGACCGACTTGAATTCGGGGGCAATCAAAGGCAAAGGTGCTCCGCTGAAATTGTGATCGGTTAAGAAGCGGTTCATTTCGCCTAAACCTTCCGTATTTTGAGCCAAACCAATATATCGGAATTGATGATGGCATCGAAATTCTATCCCAACTAAAGGTTTAATTTCTTTTTCTTGACAGGCTTTTATAAAATCATAAATTCCGGTTATCGTATTAATATCTGTAAGTGCCATAGCTTTTACACCACAAGAAGCGGCATGCCCGACCAAATCCTTAAGCGGAATTGTGCCGTAGCGAAGCGAGTGGAAGGAATGGCAGTTGAGATACATGATTTATTTGATGCGTTTTAAAATTTCGTCCTTAGTATTGGGTTTAAAATGAGCTCCTGCACAACGCATTACGGCATCAAAACCATAACGGCTTTTCATTTTGTCCATAGCGGCGTAGAGCGATAACATTTCCTGCGTGTCTTCAAAAAGATCAATTTGATAAGTTCCGCGTACGAGTCCGCTAAAGCGAATGCCAATCAGGCGAAGCCGCATTCGGCGCTGGTAGACTTTTTCAAAGAGTTCTGTCACATTTTTGGTCAGAATATGATCTGCTGAGGTATAGGCAATTTTAGATTGTTTGGTTTCGGTATCAAAATTGGCGTAGCGTATTTTAACCGTAACCGTTGAGGTGAGCCATTGTTCAGCCCGAAGCTGGAAAGCCAGTTTTTCGACCATTCCTAAAAGTATTCTTCTCAGTTTTGCAATGTCGATTGTATCCTGAGAAAAAGTAGTTTCGGTAGATATTGATTTTCTTTCCGTGTAAGGTTCTACGGGAGTGTGGTCAATTCCGTGTGCTTTTTTCCAGAGCTCGAGACCATTTTTACCAATCATTTGCTGTAAAACTTCGGCAGGCATTTCGGCTAACGTCTGAATTTTACGAATGCCAATTCTGGACAAAAGCTGAAAAGTAACCGCTCCAACCATTGGAATTTTCTGAATGGATAAAGGATTTAAAAAGTCCTGTACCCCTTGTTCCGGAATTTCAAGATTTCCTACTGGTTTGCCTTCTCCGGTGGCTATTTTAGAAACGGTTTTATTAATAGACAATGAAAAACTAATGGGTAATCCGGTTTCTTTAATTACAGATTGTGCCAGTTCGTTGGTCCATTTATAACTTCCGTGAAATTTATCCATTCCGGTAATGTCGAGGTAAAACTCATCGATACTGGCTTTTTCTAAAACAGGCGCTTTATCCTGAAGAATTTGTGTAACATCATGCGATAATTGCGAATACAATTCCATATCGCCTTTCATGACTTTTGCGTCCGGACAAAGTTTTAATGCCATACGGATCGGCATAGCAGAACGGACTCCAAATTTACGGGCTTCATACGAACAAGAGGCCACAACACCGCGGTCTCCGCCGCCTATAATAAGCGGGATTCCGTTGAGTTCAGAGTTGGTGCGTCTTTCACAGGATACAAAAAAGGTATCCAGATCCATATGTACAATTGCCCTTGCCATTTTCTTGTTTTTGTAGTAAACAAAATTAGTACAGATGATAACATTTTTTTGTATATTTGTTGTTCCA harbors:
- the dinB gene encoding DNA polymerase IV, with the translated sequence MARAIVHMDLDTFFVSCERRTNSELNGIPLIIGGGDRGVVASCSYEARKFGVRSAMPIRMALKLCPDAKVMKGDMELYSQLSHDVTQILQDKAPVLEKASIDEFYLDITGMDKFHGSYKWTNELAQSVIKETGLPISFSLSINKTVSKIATGEGKPVGNLEIPEQGVQDFLNPLSIQKIPMVGAVTFQLLSRIGIRKIQTLAEMPAEVLQQMIGKNGLELWKKAHGIDHTPVEPYTERKSISTETTFSQDTIDIAKLRRILLGMVEKLAFQLRAEQWLTSTVTVKIRYANFDTETKQSKIAYTSADHILTKNVTELFEKVYQRRMRLRLIGIRFSGLVRGTYQIDLFEDTQEMLSLYAAMDKMKSRYGFDAVMRCAGAHFKPNTKDEILKRIK